Part of the Coccinella septempunctata chromosome 3, icCocSept1.1, whole genome shotgun sequence genome is shown below.
tggtatcggaaTGAGCCACTTCATGAAATAGTGTAAGTTaccaaaaaataatgagaacaattcggcaatcctaagtttccattttcataacaacgtaaatatcgaacgtgcctatatcctaaacgaaaccacatagtCAAATCTATAAGTTTTtttcattgctttgcgataattcagctaacaaacggtcaagaatcgtattaggatctatttcaataatcattttcaactttgtcattttgaaagttttgtataggtgattgttggtgaaatgcttcattttgaccagttccaccttctgttaaaaaaaagcctcaccttcaacccatatatatatattattttttatacgAAGATAATCACTTaaccagaaaatatgaaaaacctGTTAGTtaataatatttattagataAAATATCAACAGCATTCCTTCATAAACTATAAATAACATGAATACACTAAGAAATCAAAGAAACTTTGTAAAtcttcaaacaatagatttgaTGCCTCTTTAATAGTATAAGATTACGAAGTTGTACACTCTGATGTAAAATCGAATGATCTCTCATCATCTTCATCTTCATCATCATCTTCCTCCTCATTAGTATCATTCATATCTTCATCATTCGTATCATTCATGTCCTCATCATTATCGCTACCACTGCTCAAACCCAAATCATCAGGGCCAAAATTCATTCCTCTTAGTTCTCTCTAGAAAAAGAGCCATTTTAGTTCTTGCAAGTTATCAAGTTGGAATATAAATTTTACCCTAAGTGTTCTACTACTTCTCCTAAGGTGTTGCCATAACATCCAGAGGACAGGTGCATCCGAGGCCAATCCTAAACTAGAAAAcctattttttttgtttgtctTTACAATTTCCGGTAATTTCTCTAATGATGGTTCAGTCTCACATGAAGGCACCCAAACTTTGACGTCCCAATCCAGTCCACTAGTACATATGTATGGAAGTTTTGGATGGGGCTCCAAACAGTTCACCTAAAATGTgatatttattatttacataCAGGGCTATCATAATAATCAGAGCGTTAGACGTTTCAAGGCTTTTTGTTAAACTTACTGTGAtcacaaaattaaattcaaaaagtTACTTACAACACCACTATCATCTCCAAGCATGCATTGTACGATAGCTTCCGTATTCTTCTCCCAGAAAAAGATATTTCCACAGTCGGAACCACTGACAATAAATTCCGATTTTGGGCCAAAGAAATTAACCCCTTTGATTGTAGCACCATTCTTGTGTCCTTCATATTTATGAACATATTCGCCTGGTATAGATTCTGAATTGAAAAGATAGATGTCTCCATCATTATAAGAGGCTAGAATTTCATCCCCATTGTAATTATACATGGCTGACGTTATGTGGAGGCCACTAAGGTATGGACTTGGTTCCTGAAAGTTGGGATCATAATAAGTGGCCTGATACTTGTTGTGGACACTTTGcgttaaacaccctgtatactggaTATCTGTATACTTACGCTTTTGAAAGGATTATAGATATGAAGTGGTGTAGATGATTTTCTTTGATCATAAACCCTAACTTTAATATCTTGTCCCCCAACACAAAATTCATGTGTTCTAAGAGGATGTCCGTGAATGCTATACAATGGTACTGGTTTATTATCCCTCTTTACAGTAGTTATGCTGtgaaaagaattcaataaagtgAGACACAGCACACAAAACCCAAAATTCGTATTGAACATTTTGTCTATAGACCAATCGGCAATTCAGCTGAGAAATTCACTTACTGATCTGATTTAGTCTTCCTTACGTCATGGCTAAGGACATAACCATCTTCCCCAGCACTCAATATGATATGAGGTTGATCTGGCAACACTGCCAGCTTGTGACAAGCAGATTTATGACTAccaatttttctgttttctctAACACCACCCTCCCTTGATAATCGAGCCACTCTAACCTGTGACCAAAAACACCTAACTCAGTTTCTTATGAGCAGACGGAGTTACTCAAATATATATAACTTGTTAGCTGGTATAGGCCATGTCGGTATATATTTGTGTAttggtattattattatcatattgGTCATGCAATCTTCATGTTTCGATCTCCCGACAAAAAATGCGATTAAATCCAGTAAAAACCTTGAAAGACGCGAAAATAATGGTCTTTTTAATCGTGAATGTCTTTTCAAAAGCATATACTTGGTATTAACTTCATTTAATACTTCATTGTATTACATTAAGTTGAAAGAATCTCGTAAATTCTATGGTTTcttctgctcaattgaaattGTGAATAATGCCCCATGTTTTGAAAGTTCATTCTTAGTAAAAAAGGAAAACTTTAGTCAGCAAAGAAACTCGTCAAGTTGCCACATATGCCAAAAGTAAAATTCAACTTTGTGCGAACAAAAATTGCATACAACTCTTTCAATTTTTCCTGATTTTCTGATATTTTCCCTATTCATCATGACAGATAGAGGGGTGACATTAGAAATGTCGTTCCACCATCGATACAAAGCTCTATTATTTGGATTTGAAACTATATTTGCAACATTTCATGTCGGGATTCTCAGAATTTCCAAGATATCtttccaaaaaatattttgaggttaATATGACAGCCAACAATGTTTTGTAGTGCGTGCTTTCAAAATGCTTGATTGGGGAATCAACACTTTAATGACCGATCAATttaatttgttttcaatagatAATTCATTAATCGGCATTCTTCAAATTGAATTATGACCCACATACTCCCATTTAATGAAAACAGATAGCTACTTCAATATATTaaagaatgaaaaagtttcagattTTATTCTGGAAATCAAGTGACCTATCAAAGTTTTGATCAGGCAATCAAAAATTTGTTTAGAATAATTAAACATCATACCTGTCCATCTCTTGAGCAGGTGGCAATATGTAAATCACCACACAAATGTAAAAATTTGCTTTGGAAGACGTTCGATAGATGctttgttttatatttcaatagACATTTTCCTACTTTCCAGTCCCACACCACCACAAACAAATCATCGGAACCGCTTGCTAAGAGAGATCCATCTGGATAAAAGTTCAAGCTATTAACACAGCCAAAATGTTCCTCTAGTTTATACATCAGCTCTAAGCGTTGAACACTATGCAAGGAACCATAACACTGGTTCCTGAATAACTCAGCACTATGTAACTTCGAACTGTAGCCAAGCTGGCGTTTGATAACTTCAGGCACTACATACCTAGAAGTTCATTAAAATCAATTGATTTCCAATATTTTATTCTATGTTAATCCATAGACTTTACTTACCATGTATGTTTTGGTTTTGTCTTCTTCAAAACTGGTGGTTCTTCAGCCTCAGAGTCTGTGTCTGTTTCTCGAATTACAGTGGATGTACTTTCTGGACTTGAAGAATATTCAACAAAAGATAAATTTGATTCTGTGTTATTTTCTTCCTCTGACACAGCTTCATCTTCACCACTAAAACAAGAACTATAAAGCTGGAACTTGATTACTTAGTATTACAATACAAAAAAGTGGATGGAAAATCTTATGCATCCAATAGAACAACAATGGAATAGCTGACTACCTTTCGTTGGCACTTGCACTGGAATCCTCTCTATTGGTGTTCCGATAGTTTCTATTCCTATAACTTTTTGTTCTGGTTCTGTGGCTAGGGGAACTATCCCCATTACTGGTACTTGCACTAGCAGTGTTGTCCTGCTCAGTACTATTGGATGTTCCTTCACCAGAATTCAAGTTGAACTGAATTTTTATACGTTTTGAATTTCTGTTTGGTTGAGTGTTATCGCAATCATCTTTGCTGTCTGTGTCATTATCTGAcatattttcttccatttttcaCACACTTATTCTAAAAATATAAAGATATGCGTATAACTATTAGGACGTTTCCTTGAAGCAACCCTAAAGTGGTACAgtttaaattaaaaataaactgGAATCTATAGCAACATACTGTTTGAATCACAGTAAATTCATCATCACCTgttttttctcaagttttcaatAGATGTTTACTACTTTCTTTCGATTTTGACAAGTATGATGACAAATTCGTTTTATCTGTGAGCAAAATAAACACAGAAGCATTAcattaatttaaatttttcaccGAACATTACACATTCTTTcgtacaaagattatagactctataatctctactctactctataatctttgctttcgtatatttttttctctatttttgATTCGTAAACGATTCATTGACATCTGGATGTGTGaaagttttattgaatttgaacgCACCCCTTCGACTGATGATAAATGATAACATTGACCTAACCTCAAAAGTCAACAAAAACAATCTGATTttctttttaaaattttattattttataatagttcTTCAAGATGGACAAATTCCGTAAAATGGAAGACGAAATGAGCAGGTactgaaataaaatatgaaatatcgATAGAATTCGAAATATCTCATTTTCGTTTCAGGTTTGAAGCCGAAATTTCAGGTCAAGCGTTAATGAATAATGGCTCCTTTGCAGGAGGCTTTGCATTGCCAGGATTCGGAAATATTCCGCCTCCTCCTGCTCCTCCAATGTTAATACCTCATCAAGTGAAAAGTTTCAGAAGGCCAAATAATAGTTATGAGACATATGCAGCACCAGTTGTTGCTCAACCCGCTGTGGTTTCTGCCAAGCCCACCCTCTACACTATTCCTGCAAAGTCTAATGTTACCTCTTCAACCTCCAATCAATCTTCTGTTGATTTCATGGCTTTGCAAAGtgaagtggaaaaaaaattgaagaaattgaaaaatgagaaaataagTGCTGAGGTTGCCATATCGCAGGGTGAGTATCATACAGTGTGATGAAAGAATTTGGAATCTCTTTAAACTTCAAATATATTGGAGAAGTATTGGCCTTATTTTGATTCCTACTCTTAAAATTTAAGGTAAAGCTAGTAGTGCTCTGCAATCTTTTGGTCCAGACGATTACAAAAGAAAAGGAAGCAAGAATAAAAAGCTCCTTAGAGTTGCTGGGGGACAGACATGGGAAGATCCAACTTTGGCAGATTGGACAGATGATGATTTTCGAATGTTTTGTGGAGATTTAGGGAATGATGTTACTGATGAACTTCTTACAAGAACTTTTAACAAGTTCCCTTCTTTTCTTAGGGCTAAAGTAATCAGAGACAAGAGAACAAATAAGAGCAAAGGATATGGCTTCATTAGTTTCAAGGATCCAGCAGATTTCACGAAAGCTATGAAAGAAATGAATGGTGAGTTTAGCAGATGGTTTCCTCTCATAGTTTCTATAGCTATCTGATGTATTTTGAACATGTGTGTCCATTtcatattgataaatttttgggGAATATACAATTCTGAAGGTTCAGTTAAGAAGAATGTTGGCATTTAAGCATTTAAGGTGTGGAAGGTTTCCAGTTTATCTACATTAAAAATCTGCTAGTTCTTACAATTTGGTTTCTTCTGCAAAGTAACTCCACTGAAGTATACATAAATCATGTATTGGAATTTAACAGGATTACACCAAATAAGAAgggatattttttattgtttgtttctgatttgaatttatttttcatatctaaactttgagaaatgaaaaaaaaatttactctcCTTAAACTGCACAAAAACTTGCTCAGTGGGTTTGTGGAATAGAAGGAATAGAACAAACATCAGTGATGTCACTAGCTTATAAAATTATgaattgattttaaaatttaaCTATTTGCTGAGGTGGATCAGAAATACCCCCTCTATATTATGAATTGATTGATTCTAATGAAGTCTTGAGACCAAAAtgattggaaaatttttttggGTCCTTAATTTGAGGTTTTATCCTACAATGTATATTAAACTGAAGAATTTGGAGAACATACGTGAATATAATTTACAATCTAATAAGTAATCCAAGAATGATTTTAGTGGAATATAAAACTCGAAACTGTTTCACTTTATATTGTGTCTGAAAATATAGTAGTGACCAATCATTTTATGCAGTTTCTAGTttaattatagattttcatctcttCAATATTTGGTAGAAGATAACATAAATTCTACTCTGTAGAACTAAGTACAAAATTTGCAGCATCAATCATGGAATTCGAAATCTACCTCAAATATTTTTTGCCATTCCAGGACAAActtgaaatataatattataatatatattattatttttccacgGGCTTTCCACCGATACCTCATCTATTTCAAGAATTTTCCACCAAAAATAATCCGAGGAAAATGAACAGTAAACAAAACCAGCAGAACGAATCTCCGAAATTGAAATTCTCTTTTTGTGTATTGTGTGTGGTATACCTCTTGAGTATATCTTCAATCAGTGAAAATTTGCAGCAGCCACATCAACTAGTTACATTATTTTCCGCCCTGTATTGCGTGAAGGGAATCGGAAAAGGTTGAAGTTCCCTTCAACCGCATCTGAAAAGTCACGTGGTATAATTGTTTCTTCACAATTTTGTCCCATATGAAGGAAGTTCTTAGAAGGGTATTTCATTGTAGTGTAGGTAGGAGTTTGGGGCAAATTATCCAGACTACATAATAGTTTCAAATCTGTGGTATGAAAAAAATACATCAGACATAATTTTGCATTGATTTATTCGTATTTATTGTGCAGTCAGATATTTTTCACTGTCAAATCCGTAATTCTTAGTCACATCTACATGTTTTGGAATAAACTTGCAAGTTTCACAACAGTGTACATGTCTATATTATTTCAGTAATTTTGAGCAAGAAAATATAATACTTTACTAAAAATACATATTCCATGATTTGGTATATTCAATAAAGAATCAGGACTGTGTCCTGCATTTATCGCTTCACTATCGACAAGAGCGCAATCAAAAAGAAAGTTAGATTGGACGGAATTTCTAATGAgtcagttctgaaaaatgcgTAAAGTAATATTTCAAAGTAAGACTGCAAATTGTTACCTTGAAATTGCATTATTACTGGAAGATGAGAGATCTGTTCGAATCTTTAATAATAAAGTACATAATCCTCTGACTAGGGATATTTGAAGTAATCTAATTTTTGTGGGCtttgaaaatttggaaaatatttttccttcaaaCTCTTCTTATACAGGCTTTCATTCATGGGCATTTATAAACCTTTCcctcataaaaaatatttcacccaTTTCACAATACACTTTCAAATCTTCCTAGCACACAACCAGAACGACCATTATTGTTTTCTTGAGCTTCCATAGTATGAGTCATTGTACAGTCTTTACCATTACGAGCGTTTCTTGTGCCTTGAGTAATTTATTAAACTCTCCAGTTATGTGGAAATACTCTTGGAATTATGGAGTAAGGTATTCTCAAACCTAACAGTGCCCTTTTTGCGTTCGATCTTCTTCTTCCTTGTTTCGTGCGATTCATTTTACTGGCTTGAATTTGTTTCGAGGGTTTGTAGCTTCTTTTCATATAGAGAATGCTGAATGGCATTCCACTCGCCGCCCAACTCTTTGGAACGGAAAAAGTTTTTTTGCTGTCTTTTTCTTTCTTCAGAGCATTCACGTTTTCTGGTTTCTGGATTTCAGTTTGATCTAATTTGTTGTATCGATGAACTTCTTTTTCATTTGTGCTTCTAGCTGTTGGGGATGACAATGCGTAACTGAGGAGCGCAAGGAAAATCAGAAATGCTATAGTGTTGCTCATCGTGAACCCTGAAAAAAAGGGTTGAATGAAGTAatttttatataaataaatgaatttattcaacagaTATAAACACTCAGGGGTATATGggtattttctgaaaaaaaaaaacaggcaaAATTTGTGGGTATTTAAATTTCTTTTCAGTGGAATTAACATAACATTGTATTTTGTGGtcatttgttgaaaaatgaatTCAGGTTCACCCACATAATCAGAATATATCAATTTGTCATTGCCAAGAGGTGGCTTTTGTTGTATAGTATAACCAAGTAACCGACTGTGACTGCAATCTGAGCGTTTGAGTGCATAAATGAAGAGTACTTTCTACTTTTTGTGCTGCTAATTacaattgtttgaaaaaaaacatttgCGAATAGCTTATTGAGAGAGATTTTCGGAATTAATTATTAGGAAACGAATAAATCGTAGTTATAATTCAAGAAACTCATTCTGTGCGTGAAAGTAGATAATACATAAAAAATAGAAATGCTTCACAGTTTTCCGGAAAGATGTAGGAATataatgattaaaaaaaaaagatccgCACAATTAGCTTATGTAATTCAGCTTAATACATCTATAATCTATATGGAAGAAAGATATATTAATTTAATGATTTCAAAACTTTTTCGATGCATGTATAATCATGCACTTTTCGATGCAGTTAGATAACAAGAATTGCAATCGATAAAAGAAATCAATAATTCTTTACCTGGtaatttcaatgaaagtggCAAGGTTTGAACGGTTCCCCAAACACTGACACTGAGGATTTGTTTCTTTGGATTTGAGTCAATATGATATCTAAAAGCGCGTTGAAAATGGGGGGTTCAACTGCTTCGGCTCTTATTTAAACATAATTTGATGGAAAACATCACGTGTCTGTCCCTTATCTGACACTCGTCTAGTCATCTATAACACACTGtaaaatcatttttgaaaattcgcAAGTGTGCGTGGTAGGAAGGGTCCATTGCTTCATTTCACGACAGAAAATTTACGGCCATTTACAAAGCCGTTTAATATACTTACGAGTACATATTACCGAACACACTTGCCTTTTCGCGTATCAGTTAATTTTTCATCCTCGCTTTTTAACTTATGCTTATCAACGATAGTGCAAGGAGTTTCATTTCAAGAATGATTACAAAGtagttatttttttattgctcCATCATTTTGAATAGCGTTTCTAGTTGATCATTAATTCAATCATCAGTCATCGCACCCTAGCACACAGATTTTCAGCTCAAAATTTAGATGGAACCcttgat
Proteins encoded:
- the LOC123309205 gene encoding DDB1- and CUL4-associated factor 8, with protein sequence MEENMSDNDTDSKDDCDNTQPNRNSKRIKIQFNLNSGEGTSNSTEQDNTASASTSNGDSSPSHRTRTKSYRNRNYRNTNREDSSASANESGEDEAVSEEENNTESNLSFVEYSSSPESTSTVIRETDTDSEAEEPPVLKKTKPKHTWYVVPEVIKRQLGYSSKLHSAELFRNQCYGSLHSVQRLELMYKLEEHFGCVNSLNFYPDGSLLASGSDDLFVVVWDWKVGKCLLKYKTKHLSNVFQSKFLHLCGDLHIATCSRDGQVRVARLSREGGVRENRKIGSHKSACHKLAVLPDQPHIILSAGEDGYVLSHDVRKTKSDHITTVKRDNKPVPLYSIHGHPLRTHEFCVGGQDIKVRVYDQRKSSTPLHIYNPFKSEPSPYLSGLHITSAMYNYNGDEILASYNDGDIYLFNSESIPGEYVHKYEGHKNGATIKGVNFFGPKSEFIVSGSDCGNIFFWEKNTEAIVQCMLGDDSGVVNCLEPHPKLPYICTSGLDWDVKVWVPSCETEPSLEKLPEIVKTNKKNRFSSLGLASDAPVLWMLWQHLRRSSRTLRRELRGMNFGPDDLGLSSGSDNDEDMNDTNDEDMNDTNEEEDDDEDEDDERSFDFTSECTTS
- the LOC123309206 gene encoding RNA-binding protein 42, encoding MDKFRKMEDEMSRFEAEISGQALMNNGSFAGGFALPGFGNIPPPPAPPMLIPHQVKSFRRPNNSYETYAAPVVAQPAVVSAKPTLYTIPAKSNVTSSTSNQSSVDFMALQSEVEKKLKKLKNEKISAEVAISQGKASSALQSFGPDDYKRKGSKNKKLLRVAGGQTWEDPTLADWTDDDFRMFCGDLGNDVTDELLTRTFNKFPSFLRAKVIRDKRTNKSKGYGFISFKDPADFTKAMKEMNGRYVGSRPIKLRKSTWKNRCVDVVKKKEKERASLMNLLTSGSGR